From the genome of Streptomyces sp. JH34:
AACGGCGCCCTGAACCACACGCCGCTGGTCGTCTACACCTCGGCCGGCATGGAGGAGGCGGACCTGCCGAGGCTCACCTCCGGTGAGACGGTGCTCTTCCTCGCCGAGCGCTCCACGAGCGACGAGGTGCAGGCACGGATCGTGGACCTGCTGGCGAAGATAGGGACGAACTGACGCCGTCCGTCCTCCGACGCACACGACGCGGGCAGCGCGGTGCCACGCGGCACACACCACGACGCACGACGAGGGCGGTACGGGAAGATCCGTACCGCCCTCGTCGTGCGTCGTGGCGCCGGGCCGCCGGCTCAGAGCTGGGTGATGTCCAGCTCCCCGTCGGCGTACTGCCTGCGGATCACCTTCTTGTCGAACTTGCCCACGCTCGTCTTCGGCACCGCCGGGATGATCGTCCAGCGTTCGGGCAGCTGCCACTTGGCGACGGACCGGGCGAGGAAGGTCCTGAGCGCCGCGTAGTCGGCGGTGGCGCCCTCCTTGAGGACGACCGTCGCGAGGGGCCGCTCGCCCCACTTCTCGTCGGGCACCGCGACGACCGCGGCCTCGGCCACGTCCGGGTGGGCCATGAGGGCGTTCTCCAGGTCGACGCTGGAGATCCACTCGCCACCGGACTTGATGACGTCCTTGGCCCGGTCGGTGAGTGTGAGGTACCCGTCCGTGCTGATCACTCCGACGTCGCCGGTCTTCAGCCAGCCGTCCTCGCTGAACTTGTCCTCGGGCCGCAGGTCCTCGCCGTCCGCACCGCCGTAGTACGCGCCGGCGATCCAGGCGCCCCGCACCTCCAGCTCGCCCGCGGACTCGCCGTCCCACGGCAGGTGTTCGCCCCCGGGGCCGACCAGACGCGCCTCCACACCGGCCGGGAACCGGCCCTGGGTGATGCGATAGGGCCACTCCTGCTCGTCGGTCAGTCCGGCGGGCGGGTTGGACATGGTGCCCAGCGGCGACGTCTCCGTCATGCCCCAGGCGTGGCAGAGGCGCACGCCGAGCTTGTCGTACGCCTCCATCAGGGAAGGCGGACAGGCGGCGCCGCCGATGGTGACGCTGGCCATGGAGGAGAGGTCACGCGGCTTGGCGGTGACCTCGGCGAGCAGCCCCTGCCAGATGGTGGGGACGGCCGCGGCGTGCGTCGGACGCTCCCGCTCGATCATCTCGGCGAGCGGGGCCGGCTGCAGGAAACGGTCGGGCATCAGCATGTTGACGCCGGTCATGAACGTCGCGTGCGGCAGCCCCCATGCGTTCACATGGAACTGGGGCACGACGACCAGCGTCGTGTCCTTGTCGGTCAGCCCCATCGACTCGGCCATGTTGACCTGCATGGAGTGCAGGTAGATGGAGCGGTGGGAGTAGACGACGCCCTTGGGGTCCCCCGTGGTCCCGGAGGTGTAGCACATGGCCGCCGCCTGGCGTTCGTCCAGCTCGGGCCAGGCGTAGGAGGTGGGACGGCCGGCGATCAGTTCCTCGTACTCGTGCACCGTGGGCGCCAGGCCGTCGAGTACGGAGCGGTCGCCGGGGCCTGACACGACCACGTGCTCGACGGAGGGCAGGTGGGGGAGCAGCGGTGCGAGCAGCGGCAGCAGCGAACCGTTGGCGAGGACGACCTTGTCGTCGGCGTGGTTGACGATCCAGACCAGCTGCTCGGCCGGAAGCCGCAGGTTCAGGGTGTGCAGCACGGCGCCCATCGAGGGGATCGCCAGATACGCCTCGACGTGCTCGGCGTTGTTCCACATGAGGGTCGCGACTCGCTGGTCGCCGTCGACACCCAGCTCGTCACGCAGGGCGTGCGCGAGTTGTGAGGCGCGGGCCCCGATGTCGGCGAAACTGCGCCGGTGCGGCTCCGGCTCGCCGGTCCAGGTCGTCACCTGCGACTTCCCGTGAATGGTCATCCCATGGGTCAGGATGCGGGTCACAGTCAGCGGTACGTCCTGCATCGTGCTCAGCACGGCGTCCTCCCGGTGGGCGCTACGCGGCGGTAAGAGTGCGCTGATTCTGCTCACATACCAAGCGGTATGTCACTACTTCCGGGAGTACGAATCGGTGTCGTCCGGCAGAAGGAAGGCCAGGACGGGCTCCGGGAGGACCGTGGATCACCCGCACCGCCGGCACCGGTCACCGGACCGGGCTGAGCTCCGGATCCTCGCGGAGCTTCCCGAGCGCCCGGGACACGGCGCTCTTGACCGTACCGACGGACACGCCCATCACCTCGGCCGTCTGCGCCTCACTGAGGTCCTCGTAGTACCTCAGGACGACCATGGCCCGCTGCCGGTCCGGGAGCTTGAGCACGGCACGCCACATCGCGTCGTGCAGCGACTGCTGCTCGGCCGGGTCGGGGGCGGGCGCAGCCTCCTTCTCGGGCAGCTCCTCGCAGGCGAACTCGTCGACCTTGCGCTTGCGCCACTGCGAGGTCCGGGTGTTCACCAGGGCCCGTCTGACGTACCCGTCGAGCGCCCGGTGGTCCTCGATCCGCTCCCAGGCGACGTACGTCTTGGTCAGGGCGGTCTGCAGCAGGTCCTCGGCGTCACTCGGGTTCGCGGTGAGGGAACGCGCGGTGCGCAGCAGTACGGGGCCCCTGGCGCGCACGTACGACGAGAACGACGGGTAGCGGCGGTGTCCGGCGGAGGCAGCGGCCGCCCTGGAGGCGCCGGTGCAGACTGGCGTGGTCATATCTCCACGCTAGGAGCGGGCGCGGACGAGGGGATCGGCCCCAGGTCCCGAAGCCGCGTCCGCCTCAGGTTGTAGGGGGCGGGCGGGCCCCACCTCCTGAAGGTGGAGGGGCGGCGCACCCCCCTCAGGGTCCCACCCCGGGGCGGGCGCTCCCTGCGCCGGCGTGGACGGCCCGCGCGACAGCGGTGGTTACGCCGCCGCACGGGCCCCCGGTCAGTTCACCCAGAGCGGCGTGAAGATCACGTACACGTTGTAGGTGGACTGATCGATGTAGGCGAAGGGCGACTGGCTCACCTGGACGGTGTTGCTGTGGTTGGACGCACCGGCGCCGACGGCCTGCTGCTGCGATGTGGATGAGTTGCCGGAGTTGTCCCCGCCGACGCCGCCGGACCCGATGGTCGCCACCCCCGCGTTCGATCCGCCACTCGCGAACGCACCGTTGTCGGCTGCGGCGACTCCCCCGAACAGGGCTGCGGCCAGAGGCAGAGCGGCGACGGCGGCGAGGGCGCGAGCGGTACGGATGCTTGCCATGTCAATTCCTCCAGGAACCGGAAATGCGGCTTGATACAGCTGGTTCCGAAGCAGTTGGCCGACCGCTCCGGTACTGGTCACGACGTCGCGGGTGCAGAACTGCCCACCACATCCGACGCGAACCGCCCGTGACACGCAATTCCCCCGCACGTATGAGAACCACCCGGCAAACCTCCCGCGAGAGTGACCGTGGCGCCGCGACCGGCCCACCCCCCTTCCCTTCTTCGAACGCATGTACGAAAATGACTCCATGGCCACCACTGACCGGCAGACCGCCACCCTGGCCCTGGCCCATGCGCTCTCCGCCGCCGAGCGCGGGCTCCCCGTCTTCCCGCTGTCCGCCACCAAGCTCCCCGCACTGCGCTCACCGCACCGGGACGAGGACCCTCCTGTCCGCTGCCGGGGTGCCTGCGGACTTCCTGGCCACGGGGTCCACGACGCCACCACCGACCCGGCCGCCGTCCGCGCGCTCTTCGCGGCGGCGCCCAGGGCCACCGGGTACGGCATCGCCTGTGGACGGCAGCCGTACCGCCTGATCGGCATCGACCTCGACATCGACACCACGCACGGCAACGACTCCGTGGCCGCACTGCAACAGCTGGCCCTCCAGCACCTGTTCACCATCCCGCCCACCGTCACCGTGCTCACTCCCAGCGGCGGGCGGCACCTCTGGCTGACGGGGCCGTCCGGGGTCTCCGTGCCCAACTCCGCGGGTCGGCTCGCTCCCGGCATCGACGTACGCGGAGCGGGCGGCTACCTCGTCGGCCCCGGCTCGGTCACGACCCACGGCAGGTACCGGCTCGCCCCGGGCACGGCACACCTGGCACCGGCCCCCTGCCCACGGGCCCTCCTGCGCCTGCTCACACCGCCGCCACGCCCCCGCCGCTCCGCCACCGGCCCGGCATTCTCCGGACAGCAGGCCCAGCAGGGACAGGGCCTGGTCCAGTTCGTACGCGCGGCGCACGAGGGCCAGCGCAACACCCGGCTGTTCTGGGCGGCCTGCCGCGCGTACGAACACGGCTTCGGCGACGACCTCGCCGAAGCCCTCACCGAGGCGGCGATCGCCACCGGCCTCACCCAGCAGGAGGCCCGCGCCGCGATCGCCTCGGCCGCACGCCTGACCACCCAGCGGCCGAACCCCTGAGAGGAGAGCTCCTCGTTGCCGGTCCCTGGGGCCGCGAGGAGCACATCGGCCATGCACGGCTCCCCCTGCCCTCGCCCTCACGAGGTCATCGGCGGACGGGACGGGAGCTGGGGAGAGTGGTCGGTCGAGGGGGAGCATGCCGCCATGACGGATGAACCGAGACGCCCCCTCGGCGAGCTTCGGCAGGGCGGGACAGTCCAAGCAACGATCACTGGTCACGAGCCATGGGGCCTCATGGCAGAGCTCAACAAGTACGAGCCCGTGGGTGCCTCGCTGGACGCGGTTCGCCGCAGAAGCGAGCCGGGAGTGAAGCGACTCGTGCAGGACCTGCCGCCCGTGGGGGCGACCGTCGCCCTGGTCATAGGCAAGGTGCGCGACTGGGACCACAGGCCGTGGACATGGGTTGACCCCACGGCGCCCAGTCCCGTCGAAGGCTGACCGTGCCCCCGGCGCGCCCGATCGAGCGGGGAACACCGGGGAACGACGGTCACTCGCGGACCGCGCGTAAAGCGAAGGCCCCCGACCAGTGTTGCTGGTCAGGGGCCTTCAACCTGCTGCGGTGGGTGTGGGATTTGAACCCACGGTGACTCGCGCCACGACGGTTTTCAAGACCGTTCCCTTAGGCCGCTCGGGCAACCCACCCCGCGTCGTCGCCGCGCCCCGGATGCCGGGGGCGGCTCGATGCGTGGAACAGCCTAGCCGGTCAGCTGTCGCCCTTGCGCTCGCCCAGGGTGAGTTCGGCCGTCGCCGTCCTGCCGTCGCGCTTGTAGGTGAGCGTGACCTGGTCGCCCGGCTTGTGGGTCCAGATCTCGCCGATCAGCGTCGGCCCGCTCTCGACCGCCGTGTCGTTGAACTTGGTGATCACGTCGCCGGCCTTCAGCCCGGCCTTGGCCGCGGGGCCGTCCGGGGTGACCGCCGGGGTGCCGCCCGCGCCCTCGTCCGAGATGACGGCGCCGCCGGTCTTCTCCTCCATCGTCACGGTCGCGCCGATCACCGGGTAGACGGGCTGGCCCGTCTTGATCAGTTGCTCGGCGACGTTCTTGGCCTGGTTGACCGGGATGGCGAAGCCGAGGCCGATGGAACCGGCCTGGGACTGGCCGACGCCACCTCCGCTGGTGGACTGGATGGCGGAGTTGATGCCGATGACCGCACCGCCCGCATCCAGGAGCGGCCCGCCCGAGTTGCCCGGGTTGATGGAGGCGTCGGTCTGCAGGGCGCTCATGTACGAGTTCTTGTTGCTGGAGCCGTCGCCGGAGGCCACCGGACGGTTCTTCGCGCTGATGATGCCGGTGGTGACCGTGTTGGAGAGGCCGAACGGGGCTCCGATCGCGATGGTGGAATCGCCCACCGCGACCTTGTCGGAGTCCCCCAGGGCCAGCGGGGTCAGTCCGTCCGGGGCGTTCTTCAGCTTCAGCACGGCCACGTCGTAGCCCTGGGCCCGGCCGATCACCTCGGCGTCGTACTTCTTGCCGTTCGAGAACGTCGCGGTCAGCTGACCGCTGTCCGCCGCGGAGGCCACCACGTGGTTGTTCGTGAGGATGTGGCCCTCCTTGTCGTACACGAAACCGGTGCCCGTGCCGCCCTCGCCGTCGCCGGACTTCGCGTCGATGGTGACCACGCTGGGCAGGGCGCTCGCCGCCACGCCCGCGACCGTGCCGGCCTCGCGCTTGAAGTCCTTCGGGCTGTTGGAGGCCGCGACCGTGGTCGACCCCGAGGAGCCGGAGCCGCTGCTGTCGGCGGCCCAGTAACCGAGAGCTCCGCCGACGCCGCCGGCGACCAGCGCGGCCACCGCCACCGCGGCGACCAGGCCGCCCGCGCGGCGCTTACGCGGCCGCTCGGGCTCCGAGGGCACCGGAGCTCCCCAGGCCGGGGGGCTGCCGCCGTCGGCGTACGAGGGGACGGCGGGCGGGGGCGGCGGCCAGGCGGCCGAATCGGCCGGGGGCTGCTGAGGGGACGGCGGCGCGTACGGGTACTGCTCGTGCGCGGTGGTGGACGGGCCGGCGCCCTCGTGGTGCGTCGCGCCGGGGATCTGGGTCGTCGGTGCGTCCGCGGGTGCGGCAGGCGGGGCCTGCGGCGCGGGCGGGGCTCCCTGCGGGGTGCCTTCGGGAGCGGCAGCCGGCACGGGAGGTGCGGACGGAACAGACGGCGCGGCCGGAACCGCGTTGCCCTCGTTGCCCTCGTTCTCGGTGCTCACAGCTCTTTACTCCTCGGTTCCACTCGGCATTCGGCAAGAGATCCGCTGTGCACGTGTCTGCAGTCAGCTTTTCCCACAGCACGTCAGACCACTGTAAGCAGGACCTGTGCATCCGCACACCAATCTTTACATCAGGCAAAACGGTCGTACGCAACAAGGTGTCGGCGGCCGACGCGTCTCGGTGACACGATGACGCGGTGACCGACGCACGCCTACCCTC
Proteins encoded in this window:
- a CDS encoding SigE family RNA polymerase sigma factor, producing MTTPVCTGASRAAAASAGHRRYPSFSSYVRARGPVLLRTARSLTANPSDAEDLLQTALTKTYVAWERIEDHRALDGYVRRALVNTRTSQWRKRKVDEFACEELPEKEAAPAPDPAEQQSLHDAMWRAVLKLPDRQRAMVVLRYYEDLSEAQTAEVMGVSVGTVKSAVSRALGKLREDPELSPVR
- a CDS encoding trypsin-like peptidase domain-containing protein; the protein is MSTENEGNEGNAVPAAPSVPSAPPVPAAAPEGTPQGAPPAPQAPPAAPADAPTTQIPGATHHEGAGPSTTAHEQYPYAPPSPQQPPADSAAWPPPPPAVPSYADGGSPPAWGAPVPSEPERPRKRRAGGLVAAVAVAALVAGGVGGALGYWAADSSGSGSSGSTTVAASNSPKDFKREAGTVAGVAASALPSVVTIDAKSGDGEGGTGTGFVYDKEGHILTNNHVVASAADSGQLTATFSNGKKYDAEVIGRAQGYDVAVLKLKNAPDGLTPLALGDSDKVAVGDSTIAIGAPFGLSNTVTTGIISAKNRPVASGDGSSNKNSYMSALQTDASINPGNSGGPLLDAGGAVIGINSAIQSTSGGGVGQSQAGSIGLGFAIPVNQAKNVAEQLIKTGQPVYPVIGATVTMEEKTGGAVISDEGAGGTPAVTPDGPAAKAGLKAGDVITKFNDTAVESGPTLIGEIWTHKPGDQVTLTYKRDGRTATAELTLGERKGDS
- a CDS encoding long-chain fatty acid--CoA ligase, with protein sequence MLSTMQDVPLTVTRILTHGMTIHGKSQVTTWTGEPEPHRRSFADIGARASQLAHALRDELGVDGDQRVATLMWNNAEHVEAYLAIPSMGAVLHTLNLRLPAEQLVWIVNHADDKVVLANGSLLPLLAPLLPHLPSVEHVVVSGPGDRSVLDGLAPTVHEYEELIAGRPTSYAWPELDERQAAAMCYTSGTTGDPKGVVYSHRSIYLHSMQVNMAESMGLTDKDTTLVVVPQFHVNAWGLPHATFMTGVNMLMPDRFLQPAPLAEMIERERPTHAAAVPTIWQGLLAEVTAKPRDLSSMASVTIGGAACPPSLMEAYDKLGVRLCHAWGMTETSPLGTMSNPPAGLTDEQEWPYRITQGRFPAGVEARLVGPGGEHLPWDGESAGELEVRGAWIAGAYYGGADGEDLRPEDKFSEDGWLKTGDVGVISTDGYLTLTDRAKDVIKSGGEWISSVDLENALMAHPDVAEAAVVAVPDEKWGERPLATVVLKEGATADYAALRTFLARSVAKWQLPERWTIIPAVPKTSVGKFDKKVIRRQYADGELDITQL
- a CDS encoding bifunctional DNA primase/polymerase → MATTDRQTATLALAHALSAAERGLPVFPLSATKLPALRSPHRDEDPPVRCRGACGLPGHGVHDATTDPAAVRALFAAAPRATGYGIACGRQPYRLIGIDLDIDTTHGNDSVAALQQLALQHLFTIPPTVTVLTPSGGRHLWLTGPSGVSVPNSAGRLAPGIDVRGAGGYLVGPGSVTTHGRYRLAPGTAHLAPAPCPRALLRLLTPPPRPRRSATGPAFSGQQAQQGQGLVQFVRAAHEGQRNTRLFWAACRAYEHGFGDDLAEALTEAAIATGLTQQEARAAIASAARLTTQRPNP